One window of the Allosaccharopolyspora coralli genome contains the following:
- the aroB gene encoding 3-dehydroquinate synthase yields MTEPVRIRVETDQPYDVVVGRGLLGELVEFLRGSSSVALVHQPTLTTTVETVRDELQAAGVDAHRVEIPDAEDGKTLQVAGFCWEVLGRIGMDRDGVVVSFGGGAVTDIAGFVAATWMRGVRVAHVPTTLLSMVDAAIGGKTGINTDAGKNLVGAFHEPATVIVDLALLEGLPENELIAGMAEVVKGGFIGDPEILNLIEADPHAAIDPTGEVLTELVRRKIQVKADVVSSDLRESHLREVLNYGHTLAHAIERRERYRWRHGAAVSVGLVFAAELGRLAGRLDDETADRHKRVLDLLHLPTTYDPSAFAQLVETMKGDKKSRSGVLRFVVLDGLAKPGRLEGPDPSLLAAAYSAVTGEEGSARSGTEVLL; encoded by the coding sequence ATGACGGAGCCGGTGCGGATCCGGGTCGAGACGGATCAGCCGTACGACGTCGTGGTCGGCCGGGGGCTGCTCGGCGAGCTCGTGGAGTTCCTGCGCGGCTCGTCGTCGGTGGCGCTGGTGCACCAGCCGACGCTGACCACGACCGTCGAGACGGTGCGCGACGAACTGCAAGCCGCCGGGGTGGACGCGCATCGGGTCGAGATCCCGGACGCTGAGGACGGCAAGACCCTCCAGGTGGCCGGGTTCTGCTGGGAGGTGCTCGGCCGGATCGGCATGGATCGCGACGGCGTGGTCGTGTCGTTCGGCGGAGGCGCGGTGACCGACATCGCCGGGTTCGTCGCCGCGACGTGGATGCGCGGGGTGCGGGTCGCGCACGTGCCGACGACGTTGTTGTCGATGGTCGACGCCGCGATCGGCGGCAAGACGGGGATCAACACCGACGCGGGCAAGAACCTCGTCGGCGCCTTCCACGAGCCGGCGACGGTGATCGTCGATCTCGCGCTGCTGGAGGGGCTGCCGGAGAACGAGCTGATCGCGGGCATGGCCGAGGTCGTCAAGGGCGGCTTCATCGGCGATCCGGAGATCCTGAACCTCATCGAGGCGGACCCGCACGCCGCGATCGACCCGACCGGTGAGGTGCTCACGGAGTTGGTCCGGCGCAAGATCCAGGTGAAGGCGGACGTGGTCTCGTCGGATCTGCGGGAGTCGCATCTGCGTGAGGTGCTCAACTACGGGCACACGCTGGCGCACGCCATCGAGCGCCGGGAGCGGTACCGCTGGCGGCACGGGGCGGCGGTGAGCGTCGGCCTGGTCTTCGCCGCCGAACTCGGCAGGCTCGCCGGGCGCCTGGACGACGAGACGGCCGACCGCCACAAGCGCGTGCTGGACCTGCTGCACCTGCCGACGACCTACGACCCGTCGGCGTTCGCGCAGCTGGTGGAGACGATGAAGGGCGACAAGAAGAGCCGTTCCGGGGTTCTTCGGTTCGTCGTGCTCGACGGCCTCGCGAAGCCGGGCCGTCTGGAGGGTCCGGACCCGTCGTTGCTGGCCGCCGCGTATTCGGCGGTGACGGGCGAGGAGGGCTCGGCCCGGTCCGGCACGGAGGTGCTGCTGTGA
- the aroQ gene encoding type II 3-dehydroquinate dehydratase, with protein sequence MSVLVLNGPNLGRLGTREPSIYGHTTYADLLELCEKTGRECGVEVEVRQTDHEGEMVGWLHEAADRGCRVVLNAAAWTHYSVAVRDAASQLEQPWLEVHLSNVHRREEFRHRSLLSDVATGVVAGLGVRGYVLALRWLAEA encoded by the coding sequence GTGAGCGTCCTGGTCCTCAACGGCCCGAACCTGGGCCGTCTCGGCACCCGGGAACCGAGCATCTACGGGCACACCACCTACGCCGACCTCCTCGAGCTGTGCGAGAAGACCGGCAGGGAGTGCGGGGTCGAGGTCGAGGTGCGCCAGACCGACCACGAGGGGGAGATGGTCGGCTGGCTGCACGAGGCGGCGGATCGCGGGTGTCGTGTGGTGCTCAACGCCGCGGCGTGGACGCACTACTCGGTCGCCGTCCGGGACGCGGCGTCGCAGCTGGAGCAGCCGTGGCTCGAGGTGCACCTGTCGAACGTGCACCGGCGGGAGGAGTTCCGGCACCGCAGCCTGCTCTCGGACGTGGCGACGGGCGTGGTCGCCGGTCTGGGAGTGCGCGGGTACGTACTCGCGCTGCGGTGGCTCGCCGAGGCGTGA
- a CDS encoding M24 family metallopeptidase gives MSESHGRRRHALRAHLRERELDAMLITDLLNIRYLTGFTGSNAALVVHAGDEPGAERRTVFCTDGRYTEQAAGQVPDLETVVERSSAPALAERLGADAAAHRRTGFESHHVTVDGHEALTSAAGEAELVRAPQLVETLRLVKDADELAALHRACDVGDRALADLVAAGGLRAGRTEREVARDLESRMQDYGASGPSFDTIIASGANSAVPHHRPDDTVLAEGDFVKMDFGAHLDGYNSDMTRTVVLGAPAAWQREIYDLVLAAQRAGCEAVRSGADVREVDSVARKVIEDAGHGEHFVHGLGHGIGLEVHEAPSLSQRGDGTLDAGMAVTVEPGVYLPGHGGVRIEDTLVVRSGAAEPLTMTTKELVSV, from the coding sequence ATGTCTGAATCCCACGGCCGCCGTCGGCACGCCCTCCGCGCACACCTCCGCGAGCGGGAACTCGACGCCATGTTGATCACCGATCTGCTCAACATCCGCTACCTCACCGGCTTCACCGGCTCGAACGCCGCCCTGGTGGTGCACGCCGGGGACGAGCCCGGTGCCGAACGTCGCACCGTGTTCTGCACCGACGGCCGCTATACCGAGCAGGCCGCTGGCCAGGTGCCGGATCTGGAGACCGTGGTGGAACGCTCCAGTGCACCGGCGCTCGCGGAGCGGCTCGGCGCCGACGCCGCCGCCCACCGCCGTACCGGATTCGAGAGTCACCACGTGACCGTCGACGGCCACGAGGCGCTCACCAGTGCGGCGGGCGAAGCCGAACTTGTGCGTGCCCCGCAGCTGGTGGAGACGCTGCGATTGGTGAAGGACGCCGACGAGCTCGCCGCACTCCACCGCGCCTGTGACGTCGGTGACCGGGCGCTGGCCGACCTCGTCGCCGCGGGGGGACTGCGCGCCGGGAGAACCGAGCGCGAGGTCGCACGGGATCTCGAATCGCGCATGCAGGACTACGGCGCCAGCGGTCCTTCGTTCGACACGATCATCGCTTCCGGTGCGAATTCAGCAGTGCCGCACCACCGGCCGGACGACACGGTGCTCGCCGAGGGTGACTTCGTGAAGATGGACTTCGGCGCACACCTGGACGGATACAACTCGGACATGACCCGCACCGTCGTGCTCGGTGCGCCCGCCGCCTGGCAGCGGGAGATCTACGATCTCGTCCTGGCCGCCCAGCGGGCCGGGTGCGAGGCGGTGCGTTCGGGCGCCGACGTCCGCGAGGTCGACTCGGTGGCGCGCAAGGTGATCGAGGACGCGGGACACGGCGAGCACTTCGTGCACGGCCTCGGGCACGGGATCGGGCTCGAGGTGCACGAGGCACCGTCGTTGTCCCAGCGGGGGGACGGTACTCTGGACGCCGGGATGGCGGTCACCGTCGAGCCCGGCGTTTACCTGCCGGGGCACGGCGGGGTCCGTATCGAGGACACGCTCGTCGTGCGTAGCGGCGCTGCGGAGCCCCTCACCATGACGACGAAGGAACTCGTTTCCGTCTGA
- the efp gene encoding elongation factor P yields the protein MATTNDLKNGLVLNLDGQLWSVVNFQHVKPGKGAAFVRTTLKNVLSGKVVDKTFNAGLKVETANVDRREMTYLYNDGTDYVFMDQDTYDQVGVPADVVGGMADFMLENSNVVVARHDDTPLYVELPTSVELVIEHTDPGVQGDRSTGGTKPASLETGAEVQVPLFLNTGDKVKIDPRDRRYLGRVNK from the coding sequence GTGGCGACCACGAACGACCTCAAGAACGGACTGGTGCTCAACCTCGACGGACAGTTGTGGTCCGTCGTGAACTTCCAGCACGTCAAGCCGGGCAAGGGCGCGGCCTTCGTGCGCACCACGCTGAAGAACGTGCTCTCCGGCAAGGTGGTCGACAAGACGTTCAACGCGGGCCTGAAGGTGGAGACCGCCAACGTCGACCGCCGCGAGATGACCTACCTCTACAACGACGGCACCGACTACGTGTTCATGGACCAGGACACCTACGACCAGGTCGGCGTGCCTGCCGATGTGGTTGGCGGGATGGCCGACTTCATGCTGGAGAACTCCAACGTGGTCGTCGCCCGGCACGACGACACCCCGCTGTACGTGGAACTGCCCACGTCGGTGGAGCTGGTCATCGAGCACACCGACCCGGGTGTGCAGGGCGACCGGTCCACCGGTGGCACCAAGCCCGCCTCGCTGGAGACCGGGGCCGAGGTCCAGGTCCCGCTGTTCCTCAACACCGGCGACAAGGTCAAGATCGACCCCCGCGACCGCCGCTACCTGGGGCGCGTCAACAAGTGA
- the nusB gene encoding transcription antitermination factor NusB has translation MGGRSKARRRAVDVLYEADVRDLDAVTLLTERVGSPEVAPVSDYTVSLVEGVQANRSRIDELIVEHAEGWALHRMPPVDRAVLRLGLYELLWSDDVPPAVAIDEAVELAKALSTDDSPRFVNGVLGRMAGIKDRLRQAVRTPEQGADSSTAD, from the coding sequence TTGGGCGGACGGAGCAAGGCCCGCAGGCGCGCGGTCGACGTTCTCTACGAGGCGGACGTGCGCGACCTGGACGCCGTCACACTGTTGACGGAGCGCGTCGGTTCGCCCGAGGTGGCACCGGTCAGCGACTACACGGTGTCCCTCGTCGAGGGGGTGCAGGCGAACCGGTCCCGGATCGACGAGTTGATCGTCGAACACGCCGAGGGCTGGGCGTTGCACCGGATGCCGCCGGTCGACCGTGCGGTGCTGCGGCTCGGGCTCTACGAGCTGTTGTGGAGCGACGACGTGCCGCCGGCCGTGGCCATCGACGAGGCCGTGGAGTTGGCGAAGGCGCTGTCGACGGACGACTCGCCGCGATTCGTCAACGGGGTGCTCGGCCGGATGGCCGGGATCAAGGACCGCCTGCGTCAGGCCGTCCGGACCCCCGAGCAGGGCGCGGACTCCTCGACTGCCGACTGA
- a CDS encoding substrate-binding and VWA domain-containing protein, translated as MGRHHSPRYGSPWILLSMVLVGMLVAAGGITVYNVALACSTPTQIQVAAAPDIAPALVDAADELADDSGSDCYEVTVSAVDPAETTDALSSARSSTPDVWVPDSTLWLRQARDRGADVSEQGRSLATSPVVWAVSKQAAGELAPETVPSWEDIANADPAATPLGIPDPSGNAIGTAALLGLESLSRDTENPPAQFVASVRKVALNPTPGAGDAFQRSGAGEGLAAFPATEGAVVRHNSRPGTETFLASYPDVPVPNLDYPMVVLPDADDEVRDAAQRFQQALTGPEADRFFGEAGLRSADGRLIAAQPDVGGIRPEPRPVQPLPDRANVEEVLTAWAGANRSSRVQVLLDVSGSMDADVPGTDKTRMDLTLQAATQGMGLFQPTTELGVWTFSTRLDGDRDHRELLPMRAVADHFAKGSVGALQDVEPKPGGGTGLYDSVLAAYRSQLRTWDPGKANLVVVLTDGANDDPNSLTLQELSDEIRAIQDPDKPVAVIGIGVGPDIDPSELRVISETTGGESFTTPDPTKISEVFYAALSKIL; from the coding sequence ATGGGCCGGCACCATTCCCCGCGTTACGGCTCGCCGTGGATTCTGCTGAGCATGGTGCTCGTCGGGATGCTCGTCGCTGCGGGCGGCATCACCGTCTACAACGTCGCGCTCGCGTGCTCCACACCCACGCAGATCCAGGTCGCCGCCGCGCCGGACATCGCTCCCGCCTTGGTCGACGCCGCCGACGAACTCGCCGACGACAGTGGGTCGGACTGCTACGAGGTCACCGTCTCGGCGGTCGACCCCGCGGAGACCACGGACGCGCTGAGCTCCGCACGATCCTCGACACCGGACGTGTGGGTTCCCGACTCGACGCTGTGGCTGCGCCAGGCCCGGGACCGGGGCGCGGACGTGTCCGAGCAGGGCCGCTCGTTGGCGACCTCGCCGGTCGTGTGGGCGGTCTCCAAGCAGGCTGCCGGTGAACTCGCCCCGGAGACCGTGCCCAGCTGGGAGGACATCGCCAACGCCGACCCGGCGGCGACACCGCTCGGCATCCCGGACCCGAGCGGCAACGCCATCGGCACCGCCGCCCTGCTCGGCCTCGAGTCGCTGAGTCGGGACACGGAGAACCCGCCGGCGCAGTTCGTCGCCTCGGTGCGCAAAGTCGCCCTCAATCCCACTCCGGGCGCCGGGGACGCGTTCCAGCGTTCCGGCGCCGGTGAGGGACTGGCCGCGTTTCCGGCGACCGAAGGCGCCGTGGTGCGCCACAACTCCCGGCCCGGCACGGAGACCTTCCTCGCCTCATACCCGGACGTGCCGGTGCCGAACCTCGACTACCCGATGGTCGTCCTGCCCGACGCCGATGACGAGGTCAGGGACGCCGCGCAGCGGTTCCAGCAGGCACTGACCGGACCGGAAGCCGACCGGTTCTTCGGGGAAGCCGGACTGCGTTCCGCCGACGGCCGACTGATCGCCGCGCAGCCGGACGTCGGCGGCATCCGGCCCGAGCCGCGCCCGGTCCAACCGCTGCCGGACCGAGCGAACGTCGAGGAGGTGCTCACGGCGTGGGCGGGGGCCAACCGCAGCTCCCGCGTGCAGGTGCTGCTCGACGTCTCCGGCTCGATGGACGCCGACGTCCCGGGCACCGACAAGACCCGCATGGACCTCACCCTGCAAGCCGCGACGCAAGGGATGGGGCTGTTCCAGCCGACCACCGAACTCGGGGTCTGGACGTTCTCCACCCGGCTCGACGGCGACCGGGACCACCGTGAGCTACTGCCGATGCGCGCGGTCGCCGACCACTTCGCGAAGGGCTCCGTCGGGGCGCTACAGGACGTCGAACCGAAACCCGGCGGCGGCACCGGACTGTACGACTCCGTGCTCGCCGCCTACCGCAGCCAGCTGCGGACCTGGGACCCCGGCAAAGCCAACCTCGTCGTCGTGCTCACCGACGGCGCCAACGACGACCCGAACTCACTGACACTGCAGGAGTTGTCCGACGAGATCCGGGCGATCCAGGACCCGGACAAGCCGGTCGCCGTGATCGGCATCGGGGTGGGCCCGGACATCGACCCGTCGGAACTGCGCGTCATCTCCGAGACCACCGGCGGCGAGTCGTTCACCACCCCGGACCCGACGAAGATCTCCGAGGTGTTCTACGCCGCGCTCAGCAAGATCCTCTGA
- the bldD gene encoding transcriptional regulator BldD has translation MGDYAKALGGKLRAIRQQQGLSLHGVEQKSGGRWKAVVVGSYERGDRAVTVQKLAELADFYGVPVAELLPEGRIPSGAEPATKVVINLERLQQLPAEKVGPLARYAATIQSQRGDYNGKVLSIRTEDLRSLAIIYDMTPGELTEQLIDWGVLPPEARPARED, from the coding sequence ATGGGCGACTACGCCAAGGCGCTGGGCGGCAAGCTCCGCGCTATCCGCCAGCAGCAGGGACTCTCGCTGCACGGCGTCGAGCAGAAGTCTGGCGGTCGGTGGAAGGCAGTGGTCGTCGGGTCCTATGAACGTGGCGACCGCGCGGTGACCGTGCAGAAGCTGGCCGAACTCGCCGACTTCTACGGGGTTCCGGTGGCCGAACTCCTCCCGGAGGGCCGCATCCCCTCCGGCGCGGAGCCCGCCACGAAGGTCGTGATCAACCTCGAACGGCTCCAACAGCTGCCCGCCGAGAAGGTCGGACCGCTCGCGCGCTACGCGGCGACCATCCAGAGCCAGCGTGGCGACTACAACGGCAAGGTGCTCTCCATCCGCACCGAGGACCTGCGATCGCTCGCCATCATCTACGACATGACCCCGGGTGAGCTCACCGAGCAGCTCATCGACTGGGGGGTGCTGCCCCCGGAGGCCCGTCCCGCACGGGAGGACTGA
- the pyrR gene encoding bifunctional pyr operon transcriptional regulator/uracil phosphoribosyltransferase PyrR yields the protein MASRRPADAADPAGQRELLAAGDVARTIARIAHQVIEKTALDNGGDVVLLGIPRRGAPLAHRLGARIEDFSGVSVPTGALDITLYRDDLRQRPNLPLEPSEVPARGVDDALVVLVDDVLYSGRTVRAALDALRDLGRPRAVQLAVLVDRGHRELPLRADYVGKNVPTSRSEDVAVLLEETDGVDGVLLRRPEGVE from the coding sequence GTGGCGTCACGCCGACCGGCGGACGCGGCGGACCCGGCCGGGCAGCGGGAGCTGCTCGCGGCCGGCGACGTCGCGCGCACGATCGCGAGAATCGCGCACCAGGTCATCGAGAAGACCGCCCTCGACAACGGCGGCGACGTCGTGCTCCTCGGCATTCCCCGGCGCGGTGCCCCGCTGGCGCATCGGCTCGGCGCGCGAATCGAGGACTTCAGCGGTGTGAGCGTGCCCACGGGGGCGTTGGACATCACGTTGTACCGCGACGACCTGCGCCAGCGCCCGAACCTGCCGTTGGAGCCGAGCGAGGTGCCCGCTCGGGGAGTGGACGACGCGCTGGTCGTGCTCGTCGACGACGTCCTGTACTCCGGCCGTACCGTGCGGGCCGCGCTCGACGCGCTGCGGGACCTGGGGCGCCCGCGCGCCGTTCAGCTGGCCGTTCTGGTCGATCGTGGCCACCGTGAGCTGCCACTGCGCGCCGACTACGTCGGCAAGAACGTGCCGACCTCCCGTTCCGAGGACGTCGCGGTGCTGCTGGAGGAGACCGACGGCGTGGACGGCGTGCTGCTGCGGCGTCCGGAAGGAGTCGAGTGA
- a CDS encoding aspartate carbamoyltransferase catalytic subunit, whose protein sequence is MRHLLSTEALDADTATAVLDTADTLKSTLLGREVRKLPTLRGRTVITLFYENSTRTRVSFEIAGKWMSADVINVSASSSSVNKGESLRDTALTLSSAGADCVIMRHPASGASHRLAHWFDGAGTRVVNAGDGMHEHPTQALLDAATLRDRLGGLEGRRIGIVGDVLHSRVARSNVHLLSTLGAEVVLVAPPTLVPAGVADWGAQVHHELDPVLPTLDAVMLLRVQAERMHGGFFPSQREYSISYGLNDKRLAALPEHAVVLHPGPMLRGMEIAHAVADSPQSAITEQVNNGVHVRMAVLYHLLAGEESA, encoded by the coding sequence ATGCGCCACCTGCTCTCCACCGAGGCATTGGACGCCGACACGGCCACGGCCGTGCTCGACACCGCGGACACCCTCAAGTCGACCCTGTTGGGGCGTGAGGTGCGCAAGTTGCCCACGTTGCGCGGACGCACGGTCATCACCCTGTTCTACGAGAACTCGACGCGGACGCGGGTGTCGTTCGAAATCGCGGGCAAGTGGATGAGCGCGGACGTGATCAATGTGTCGGCGAGCAGTTCTTCGGTGAACAAGGGCGAGTCACTGCGTGACACCGCGCTGACCCTGTCGTCGGCCGGAGCGGACTGCGTGATCATGCGCCACCCGGCATCCGGGGCCTCGCACCGGCTGGCGCACTGGTTCGACGGCGCCGGAACGCGGGTCGTCAACGCCGGTGACGGGATGCACGAGCACCCGACGCAGGCGCTGCTGGACGCGGCGACGCTGCGGGACCGGCTCGGCGGCCTCGAGGGACGGCGGATCGGCATCGTCGGCGACGTGCTGCACAGCCGCGTCGCGCGCTCGAACGTGCACCTGCTGAGCACGCTCGGGGCAGAAGTCGTGCTCGTGGCGCCACCGACGCTGGTGCCCGCGGGCGTCGCGGACTGGGGCGCCCAGGTGCACCACGAGCTCGACCCGGTGCTGCCGACGCTGGACGCGGTGATGCTGCTGCGGGTGCAGGCCGAGCGGATGCACGGCGGGTTCTTTCCGTCACAGCGGGAGTATTCGATCTCGTACGGCCTCAACGACAAGCGGCTCGCCGCCCTGCCGGAGCACGCGGTGGTGCTGCACCCGGGCCCGATGCTGCGCGGGATGGAGATCGCGCACGCGGTCGCCGACTCGCCCCAGTCGGCCATCACCGAGCAGGTCAACAACGGCGTGCACGTCCGGATGGCCGTCCTCTACCACTTGTTGGCGGGGGAGGAGTCCGCGTGA
- a CDS encoding dihydroorotase, whose product MTERVLLKEVRPYGEGEPVDVLVEDGMIARVGASIDVDADEIVHADGAIALPGFVDLHTHLREPGREDAETIESGSVAAALGGFTSVFAMANTDPVADNAVVVEHVWRRGREVGLVDVHPVGAVTVGLKGEKLAEMGTMAKSSAGVRVFSDDGLCVHDPLLMRRALEYTGALGGVLAQHAEDPRLTVDAQAHEGPNAARLGLTGWPAPAEESIVARDCLLAGHTGGSLHVCHVSTRGTADILRWWKSGEDRGGTVSAEVTPHHLLLTDELLETYDPVNKVNPPLRTDADAQALRQALADGTVDCVATDHAPHAAQDKCCEWSAARPGMLGLQTALGVVASTMVVPGLLDWRGVARVMSENPARIANLGDQGRPIAEGEPANLVLVDPEHRWTVRGEELASIAANTPFEGMELPGRVLTTMLRGRITAHEGKARQ is encoded by the coding sequence ATGACTGAGCGGGTGCTGCTGAAAGAGGTCCGGCCTTACGGCGAGGGTGAGCCGGTGGACGTGCTCGTCGAGGACGGCATGATCGCCCGGGTTGGGGCGAGCATCGACGTCGACGCCGACGAGATCGTGCACGCCGACGGCGCGATCGCACTACCGGGCTTCGTCGATCTGCACACGCACCTGCGCGAACCGGGGCGCGAGGACGCGGAGACGATCGAGTCCGGCTCGGTCGCCGCGGCACTCGGCGGGTTCACGTCGGTGTTCGCGATGGCCAACACCGACCCCGTCGCCGACAACGCGGTGGTCGTCGAGCACGTGTGGCGGCGCGGCCGCGAGGTGGGGCTGGTCGACGTGCACCCGGTCGGCGCGGTGACTGTGGGCCTGAAGGGCGAGAAGCTCGCCGAGATGGGCACGATGGCGAAGTCCTCGGCGGGTGTGCGGGTGTTCTCCGACGACGGCCTCTGCGTGCACGATCCGCTGCTGATGCGGCGAGCCCTGGAGTACACCGGGGCGCTCGGAGGTGTCCTGGCCCAGCACGCCGAGGACCCGCGGCTGACGGTGGACGCGCAGGCTCACGAGGGGCCGAACGCGGCCCGGCTCGGCCTGACCGGCTGGCCCGCTCCCGCCGAGGAGTCGATCGTCGCCCGCGACTGCCTGCTCGCCGGACACACCGGCGGCTCGCTGCACGTGTGCCACGTCTCGACGCGGGGAACCGCGGACATCCTGCGCTGGTGGAAGTCCGGCGAGGATCGGGGCGGCACGGTCTCGGCCGAGGTCACGCCGCACCACCTGCTGCTCACCGACGAGCTGCTGGAGACCTACGACCCGGTGAACAAGGTCAATCCGCCGCTGCGCACCGACGCGGACGCGCAGGCGCTGCGGCAGGCGCTGGCCGACGGAACCGTCGACTGCGTGGCCACCGACCATGCCCCGCACGCGGCGCAGGACAAGTGCTGCGAGTGGTCGGCGGCACGTCCGGGAATGCTCGGTCTGCAGACCGCACTCGGCGTGGTGGCGAGCACAATGGTGGTGCCGGGGCTGCTCGACTGGCGTGGGGTGGCCCGGGTGATGAGCGAGAACCCGGCCCGGATCGCGAACCTGGGCGACCAGGGACGTCCGATCGCGGAGGGCGAGCCGGCGAACCTGGTTCTCGTCGACCCGGAGCACCGCTGGACGGTGCGGGGCGAGGAGCTGGCGAGCATCGCGGCGAACACTCCGTTCGAGGGGATGGAGTTGCCCGGTCGGGTGCTCACGACGATGTTGCGCGGCAGGATCACCGCGCACGAGGGCAAGGCGAGGCAGTAG
- a CDS encoding PH-like domain-containing protein: MERALWVLALVLLAALVFFGMYRGWRNRARRQQDVPEFPTAPGAMVEDLLTPVTGLYVGTTRSGDWQDRIVVGDIGHRANATAHASADGVLLDRDGASSVWIPKQSIVDARVDHKLANKVVPGAGLLVVTWQLGAHTLDTGFRSDDTPNQREWANTIAGLAHREDDGHDGDRTENGSTAVSQSESASARQEGEE; the protein is encoded by the coding sequence ATGGAACGCGCATTGTGGGTGCTGGCGCTGGTACTGCTGGCGGCGCTGGTGTTCTTCGGGATGTATCGGGGTTGGCGCAATCGCGCGCGGCGGCAGCAGGACGTCCCGGAGTTCCCGACGGCCCCGGGGGCGATGGTCGAGGACCTGCTCACTCCGGTGACCGGGCTCTACGTCGGCACGACACGTTCCGGCGACTGGCAGGACCGGATCGTTGTCGGCGACATCGGCCATCGCGCGAACGCGACCGCGCACGCGAGCGCGGACGGTGTGCTCCTGGACCGCGACGGAGCGAGTTCCGTGTGGATTCCGAAACAGTCCATCGTGGACGCCCGCGTGGATCACAAGCTGGCGAACAAGGTCGTTCCCGGCGCGGGACTACTGGTGGTGACCTGGCAGCTCGGGGCGCACACGCTCGACACCGGCTTCCGCAGCGACGACACCCCGAACCAGCGCGAGTGGGCGAACACGATCGCCGGACTCGCGCACCGAGAGGACGACGGTCACGACGGTGACCGCACCGAGAACGGCTCCACTGCGGTGTCGCAGAGCGAGTCCGCGAGCGCACGGCAGGAGGGCGAGGAATGA
- the carA gene encoding glutamine-hydrolyzing carbamoyl-phosphate synthase small subunit produces MSAHVPAALVLEDGRVFRGESYGRVGRTLGEVVFSTGMTGYQETLTDPSYHKQIVVQTAPQIGNTGWNDEDDESGQIWVAGYAVRDPARVPSNWRSRRSLQDELREQGIVGISGIDTRTVTRHIREQGAMRAGIFSGEAVGSDGDLVAEVRASAEMTGSDLAGDVTTKQPYVVPALGEKKFTVAALDLGIKSNTPRMMSERGMEVHVLPLTSTVEDLLAVRPDGVFLSNGPGDPATQDHGVELCREILQRKMPLFGICFGNQLLGRALGRGTFKMRYGHRGINIPVIDVATGKVAITAQNHGFAVQGEPGERFDTDFGTAQISHYCPNDDTVEGVRLLDGPAFSVQYHPEAAAGPHDAAPLFDTFADLMSEAR; encoded by the coding sequence ATGAGCGCACACGTACCGGCGGCACTGGTGTTGGAAGACGGCCGGGTGTTCCGTGGCGAGTCGTACGGCCGGGTGGGCCGCACGCTCGGCGAGGTCGTGTTCTCGACCGGGATGACCGGCTACCAGGAGACGTTGACCGACCCCTCGTACCACAAGCAGATCGTTGTGCAGACCGCCCCGCAGATCGGCAACACCGGCTGGAACGACGAGGACGACGAGTCCGGGCAGATCTGGGTCGCGGGTTACGCGGTCCGCGATCCCGCGCGGGTGCCGTCGAACTGGCGCTCGCGCCGCTCGTTGCAGGACGAGCTGCGAGAGCAGGGAATCGTGGGGATCTCCGGCATCGACACCCGAACCGTGACACGCCACATCCGGGAACAGGGCGCGATGCGGGCCGGGATCTTCTCCGGCGAGGCGGTCGGCTCGGACGGGGACCTGGTCGCCGAGGTCCGGGCGAGTGCCGAGATGACCGGATCGGACCTGGCCGGGGACGTGACGACGAAACAGCCGTACGTGGTTCCCGCTCTGGGGGAGAAGAAGTTCACGGTGGCGGCGCTGGATCTGGGCATCAAGTCCAACACGCCGCGGATGATGTCCGAGCGGGGTATGGAGGTCCACGTCCTCCCGCTGACGTCCACTGTGGAGGATCTGCTCGCCGTGCGGCCGGACGGGGTGTTCCTGTCCAACGGTCCCGGCGACCCGGCGACCCAGGACCACGGCGTGGAACTGTGCCGGGAGATCCTGCAGCGGAAGATGCCGCTGTTCGGGATCTGCTTCGGCAACCAGTTGCTCGGGCGCGCGCTCGGTCGCGGCACGTTCAAGATGCGCTACGGGCACCGCGGCATCAACATCCCGGTGATCGACGTGGCGACCGGCAAGGTCGCGATCACCGCGCAGAACCACGGGTTCGCCGTGCAGGGCGAGCCGGGGGAGCGGTTCGACACCGACTTCGGCACGGCACAGATCAGCCACTACTGCCCGAACGACGACACCGTGGAGGGCGTGCGGCTGCTCGACGGTCCCGCGTTCAGCGTCCAGTACCACCCGGAGGCGGCGGCCGGTCCGCACGACGCCGCGCCGCTGTTCGACACGTTCGCAGACCTGATGAGCGAGGCCCGCTGA